A single genomic interval of Lathyrus oleraceus cultivar Zhongwan6 chromosome 7, CAAS_Psat_ZW6_1.0, whole genome shotgun sequence harbors:
- the LOC127107822 gene encoding uncharacterized protein LOC127107822, with the protein MQQVDYMDIVFKGKAQMRRFKALTQREMTITLYPNEHTMTKLGIRDSVMFLINQLGWDTFAIKRKFSSITRLTLEFLSSLVYLPNHGMGFNKGLITFRLFDKDYRYTYREMAELLGCPNGPDTFTITQEDILVDNKLDLFWCSITGNNHLEPDLMQSENIHNPAIRYFHKILAHTLFGKEKNITVVSKDELFIMYCVSQTRPVNAATFMIANLCRITQEDYRPISVGGLVTMITHAMGLHYPVVMVIRPMNIRFCVSTGIIRNLGPDVFEFLINSQPVHLFTLPDPRTSVHDRNNWLYDLDGPPPQIHDHHDNYLSDAESHPLVIPVAPLTDRVAAIEAIHTNFSNLRGELSTLRVEFYDFMDVVTENLYHIYQHFYSFAPPTSSRRNFLFIIVLPIY; encoded by the coding sequence atgcaacaagtagattacatggatatagtcttcaAAGGCAAAGCTCAAATGAGACGTTTTAAGGCTCTAACTCAGAGAGAAATGACAATAACCTTATACCCAAATGAACACACCATGACCAAATTAGGTATAAGAGACAGTGTtatgttcctaattaaccaactagGATGGGACACCTTTGCTATCAAGAGAAAATTTAGTTCCATCACTAGGTTGACTctagaattcctaagctccctagtGTACCTGCCAAACCATGGTATGGGATTTAACAAAGGCCTAATCACCTTTAGGTTGTTTGACAAAGACTACCGCTACACCTACAGAGAAATGGCTGAACTCCTAGGATGTCCTAATGGACCTGATACCTTTACCATTACCCAGGAAGACATACTTGTGGACAATAAATTAGACCTCTTTTGGTGTAGCATCACTGGAAACAACCATCTCGAGCCAGACCTTATGCAATCAGagaacatccataaccctgccattcgttactttcataagatcctagctcacacccTATTTGGAAAGGAAAAGAACATAACCGTTGTGTCCAAAGACGAACTATTTATAATGTACTGCGTATCACAGACCCGACCTGTTAATGCTGCTACATTCATGATAGCTAATCTATGTCGTATAACACAGGAAGACTATCGACCAATCTCAGTAGGaggcttagtgaccatgataacgcatgcaatgggactacattacccagtcgtcatggttatacgacctatgaacatacGATTTTGTGTCAGCACCGgtatcattaggaacctaggCCCGGATGTGTTTGAATTCCTCATTAACAGCCAACCAGTACACCTGTTTACCCTGCCAGACCCTAggacgagtgtacatgataggaataactggctctatgatttggatggaccaccaCCCCAAATCCATGATCATCATGACAATTATCTCTCTGATGCTGAATCACATCCCCTAGTTATACCTGTTGCACCTCTCACCGATCGTGTTGCTGCCATCGAAGCTATTCATACAAATTTCTCCAATCTGAGAGGTGAGCTGAGCACCCTCCGCGTGGAATTCTACGactttatggatgtagtgacagAGAACCTGTATCACATTTACCAGCACTTCTACTCGTTCGCTCCTCCTACCAGCAGTCGCCGTAATTTCTTATTTATTATAGTATTACCGATTTACTGA